Proteins from a genomic interval of Helicobacter pylori Shi112:
- the trpD gene encoding anthranilate phosphoribosyltransferase, translating to MKEILNALYHQKDLNDGEVKKLFTLIINEKVSPAQLGAILCALKIKGESFKEISVAATTLLEHAPKPFDSGLDLIDNCGTGGDGLKTINISTIAALIASSMGLSMAKHGSRSVSSHSGSADLLENLGVNIEMNPTQLENCFKQTHFGFLFAPLYHQSFKKSAPLRKELFTKTIFNCLGPLINPLRPKIQLLGVYEKSLCKTMALALKALGVKRAMVVNGGGTDEIVLHDTTHACELKNNGILEYDLSAKDFDLPPYDLKELQIENAQESIQACLDILENKGKDSHTMVVVANVASLLYLSHKAKDLKEGVSMTLEHLKTKAPYTHLQKIIRLSHA from the coding sequence ATGAAAGAGATTTTAAACGCTCTATACCATCAAAAAGACTTAAACGATGGAGAAGTTAAAAAATTATTCACCCTTATTATCAACGAAAAAGTAAGCCCGGCGCAACTTGGGGCGATTTTGTGCGCTTTAAAAATCAAGGGCGAGAGCTTTAAGGAGATTAGCGTTGCTGCAACCACGCTTTTAGAGCATGCCCCTAAGCCTTTTGATAGCGGCTTGGATTTAATAGACAATTGCGGCACAGGGGGCGATGGGTTAAAAACGATTAACATCAGCACGATTGCTGCACTCATTGCCAGCTCTATGGGATTATCTATGGCCAAACACGGATCAAGGAGCGTTTCTAGTCATAGCGGGAGCGCGGATTTGTTGGAAAATTTAGGCGTGAACATTGAAATGAATCCCACGCAATTAGAGAATTGTTTCAAACAAACGCATTTTGGGTTTTTATTCGCGCCTTTATACCATCAAAGTTTTAAAAAATCCGCCCCTTTAAGAAAAGAGCTTTTCACTAAAACGATTTTTAATTGCTTAGGGCCTTTAATCAACCCCTTAAGGCCCAAAATCCAGCTTTTAGGCGTGTATGAAAAATCCTTGTGCAAGACTATGGCACTAGCGTTAAAGGCTTTAGGCGTTAAAAGGGCGATGGTGGTTAATGGAGGGGGGACGGATGAAATCGTGTTGCACGATACTACGCATGCGTGTGAATTGAAAAATAACGGAATTTTAGAGTATGACTTGAGCGCTAAAGATTTTGATTTGCCCCCCTATGATTTGAAAGAATTACAGATTGAAAACGCACAAGAAAGCATTCAAGCGTGTTTAGATATTTTAGAAAACAAAGGCAAGGATTCGCATACAATGGTGGTTGTGGCGAATGTGGCGAGTTTGTTGTATTTAAGCCACAAGGCTAAAGATTTAAAAGAGGGCGTGAGCATGACTTTAGAGCATTTAAAAACCAAAGCGCCCTATACGCATTTGCAAAAAATCATAAGATTAAGCCATGCCTAG
- a CDS encoding aminodeoxychorismate/anthranilate synthase component II, with protein sequence MKIFFIDNFDSFSYNLVYELECLGYEVAVYQNDIDPSYLIGLMNEESKTPLLFISPGPGNPSSSGNLLKIIEMAKKKFPILGVCLGLQALAQSYGAKIIRSKEIVHGKATTIALKKHAVFKGLGESMVVGRYHSLMASGLPKNLEVIAEHDNIPMAIINEEDKILAYQFHPESIMTLQGRALLEQSVGFLEGLS encoded by the coding sequence ATGAAAATCTTTTTTATAGATAATTTTGATTCTTTCTCTTATAACTTGGTGTATGAATTAGAGTGTTTGGGTTATGAAGTGGCTGTTTATCAAAACGATATTGATCCGAGTTATCTTATAGGCTTAATGAATGAAGAATCAAAAACGCCTTTATTGTTCATTTCACCCGGACCTGGTAACCCTAGCAGTTCAGGCAATCTTTTAAAAATCATTGAAATGGCTAAAAAGAAATTCCCCATTTTAGGGGTTTGTTTGGGCTTACAAGCTTTAGCGCAAAGCTATGGGGCTAAAATCATAAGGAGTAAAGAAATCGTGCATGGCAAAGCGACGACTATTGCGCTCAAAAAGCATGCCGTTTTTAAAGGCTTAGGGGAGAGCATGGTGGTGGGGCGTTACCATTCTTTAATGGCAAGCGGATTGCCTAAAAATTTAGAAGTGATCGCTGAGCATGACAATATCCCTATGGCTATTATCAATGAAGAAGACAAGATTTTAGCCTATCAATTCCACCCTGAAAGCATCATGACTTTACAAGGGAGGGCGTTGTTAGAGCAAAGCGTGGGGTTTTTAGAAGGGTTATCATGA
- the trpE gene encoding anthranilate synthase component I, translating to MISLVEKASYIPYPLALYEKLEQQHTLLFESAEIESKAHTKSLLMAKACLKLICNHNIVTITSLTPNGGAFLQKLSAFFKTPIQDNALILTYTKNKKTQDEFLKLFEPSPFDALRGIFKSVKTKPKHPFTLLSAGVFSFEMLNFFEDLPHLKAQDNTAYDFIFFVAQNLIIIDHKEKSAEILGACFDERFKTEIAQELQDLKELAKNIKSDFIPKKSKQSREVSANCSDSEFEKKALSLQEEIKKGEIFQAVLSRSFYMECLEGLSAYYHLKLTNPSPYMFYIKDSDFVLFGASPESALKYNALTNTAEIYPIAGTRLRGKDKQGNIDYDLDSKMEFDLQHDYKERAEHIMLVDLARNDMARVSKKRYCDKLLKVDKYSNVMHLVSRVVGELKKGCDSLHAYRSFMNAGTLSGAPKISAIRLIYQLENQRRGSYGGSVGYLNSEGSMDSCITIRSCFVKNNRAVIQAGAGIVLDSVPQNEANETRAKAQALIDAIRKTSL from the coding sequence ATGATCAGTCTAGTAGAAAAAGCCTCTTACATTCCCTATCCCCTAGCTCTTTATGAAAAATTAGAGCAACAGCACACCTTGCTTTTTGAAAGCGCTGAGATTGAGAGCAAAGCGCACACCAAATCCCTTTTAATGGCTAAAGCCTGTTTGAAGCTAATTTGCAACCACAATATCGTAACTATCACTAGCCTAACGCCTAATGGCGGGGCGTTTTTGCAAAAATTGAGCGCGTTTTTTAAAACGCCTATACAAGACAATGCCCTAATTTTAACCTACACCAAAAATAAAAAAACGCAAGATGAGTTTTTAAAACTCTTCGAGCCTAGCCCTTTTGACGCTTTAAGGGGGATTTTTAAAAGCGTTAAAACAAAACCCAAACACCCCTTTACGCTTTTAAGCGCGGGCGTTTTTTCTTTTGAAATGCTCAATTTTTTTGAAGACTTGCCCCACTTAAAAGCGCAAGACAACACAGCGTATGACTTTATTTTTTTCGTCGCGCAAAATTTGATCATCATAGATCATAAAGAAAAAAGCGCTGAAATCTTGGGGGCGTGTTTTGATGAGCGCTTTAAAACAGAGATAGCCCAAGAATTACAGGATTTAAAAGAGTTGGCTAAAAACATCAAAAGCGATTTTATCCCTAAAAAATCCAAGCAAAGTAGAGAAGTTAGCGCTAATTGCAGCGATAGCGAGTTTGAAAAAAAGGCGCTATCCTTACAAGAAGAAATCAAAAAAGGCGAGATTTTTCAAGCGGTGTTGTCGCGCAGCTTTTACATGGAGTGCTTGGAGGGTTTGAGCGCGTATTACCATTTAAAGCTAACTAATCCTAGCCCCTATATGTTCTATATCAAAGACAGCGATTTTGTTCTTTTTGGGGCAAGCCCTGAGAGCGCTTTAAAATACAACGCTTTAACCAATACGGCTGAAATTTATCCCATTGCTGGCACTCGTTTAAGGGGTAAGGACAAACAAGGGAATATTGATTACGATTTAGACAGTAAAATGGAATTTGATTTGCAACACGATTATAAAGAAAGGGCTGAACACATCATGCTAGTGGATTTGGCCAGAAACGACATGGCCAGAGTTTCAAAAAAACGCTATTGCGATAAGCTTTTAAAAGTGGATAAGTATTCCAATGTCATGCATTTAGTCTCAAGGGTTGTTGGGGAATTGAAAAAAGGGTGCGATAGTTTGCATGCTTACAGGAGCTTTATGAACGCCGGCACGCTTAGTGGGGCGCCTAAAATTTCTGCGATCAGGCTCATTTACCAATTGGAAAACCAAAGGAGAGGCTCTTATGGGGGGAGTGTGGGGTATTTAAATAGCGAGGGTTCTATGGATTCTTGCATCACTATCCGTTCATGTTTTGTCAAAAACAATAGGGCCGTGATCCAAGCAGGAGCCGGTATTGTGCTAGACAGCGTGCCACAAAACGAAGCGAATGAAACAAGAGCCAAAGCGCAAGCCCTTATTGATGCGATCAGGAAAACAAGCTTATGA
- a CDS encoding glycosyltransferase family 9 protein — MDFVGFEDLKCKDKENSQKVFVIRNDKLGDFILAIPALIALKQAFLEKGKEVYLGVVIPSYTTPIALEFPFIDEVIIEDNHLATTLKRKSIDALIFLFSNFKNARLAFSLRKSIPYILAPKTKIYSWLYQKSVRQSRSLCLKTEYEYNLDLIHVFCKDHNLPNAPLKKIAWELKDKSKERLVIASKLNADVGLLWIGVHMHSGGSSPVLPAPHFIKLIDFLHKNLSCEIILICGPGERKATEKLLEKVPFAHLYDTSHSLVDLAKLCANLSVYIGNASGPLHVNALFDNQSIGFYPNELSASIARWRPFNERFLGITPPNGSNDMGLIDIEKEGETILEFIAPNLSCHTQER; from the coding sequence ATGGATTTTGTAGGGTTTGAAGATTTAAAATGCAAAGATAAGGAAAACTCTCAAAAAGTTTTTGTGATCCGTAACGATAAGTTAGGCGATTTTATTTTAGCCATACCCGCTTTAATCGCTCTAAAGCAAGCTTTTTTAGAAAAAGGCAAAGAAGTGTATTTAGGTGTGGTTATTCCTAGCTATACCACCCCAATAGCCTTAGAATTCCCTTTTATTGATGAAGTCATTATAGAAGATAACCATTTAGCCACCACTCTTAAGCGCAAATCCATTGACGCTCTTATTTTTTTATTTTCTAATTTTAAAAACGCCAGACTCGCTTTTAGTTTGAGGAAGTCCATTCCTTATATTCTAGCCCCAAAGACTAAAATCTATTCTTGGCTGTATCAAAAGAGCGTGCGCCAAAGCCGATCGCTATGCCTAAAAACCGAATACGAATACAATTTGGATCTCATCCATGTATTTTGTAAAGATCATAATCTCCCTAACGCTCCACTTAAGAAAATCGCATGGGAGCTTAAAGACAAATCCAAAGAGCGATTGGTTATCGCTTCAAAACTCAACGCTGATGTTGGTTTATTGTGGATCGGCGTGCATATGCATAGCGGAGGCAGTTCGCCCGTATTGCCCGCTCCACACTTTATCAAACTGATTGATTTTTTACACAAAAATTTGAGTTGCGAGATCATCCTTATTTGCGGGCCAGGCGAAAGAAAAGCCACAGAAAAACTCCTTGAAAAAGTCCCTTTCGCTCACCTCTATGATACGAGCCATAGTTTAGTGGATTTAGCCAAATTGTGCGCGAATTTGTCCGTTTATATCGGGAACGCTTCAGGCCCTTTGCATGTGAACGCTTTATTTGACAACCAATCTATCGGGTTTTATCCTAACGAACTCAGCGCCTCTATTGCCAGATGGCGGCCTTTCAATGAGCGTTTTTTAGGCATCACTCCGCCTAATGGCTCAAACGATATGGGTTTGATTGACATTGAAAAAGAGGGTGAAACCATCCTTGAATTTATCGCACCAAATCTTTCTTGCCACACACAAGAAAGATAA
- a CDS encoding 5'-nucleotidase, lipoprotein e(P4) family, with the protein MIKKTFASVLLGLSLMSVLNAKECVSPITRSAKYHQQSAEIRALQLQSYKMAKMALDNNLKLVKDKKPAVILDLDETVLNTFDYAGYLVKNCIKYTPETWDKFEKEGSLTLIPGALDFLEYANSKGVKIFYISNRTQKNKAFTLKTLKSFKLPQVSEESVLLKEKGKPKAVRRELVAKDYEIVLQVGDTLHDFDALFAKDAKNSQEQRAKVLQNAQKFGTEWIILPNSLYGTWEDEPIKAWQNKK; encoded by the coding sequence ATGATAAAAAAGACCTTTGCATCAGTTTTATTAGGATTGAGTTTGATGAGTGTTTTAAATGCCAAAGAGTGCGTTTCGCCCATAACAAGAAGCGCTAAGTATCATCAGCAAAGCGCTGAGATCAGGGCCTTGCAATTGCAAAGTTACAAAATGGCGAAAATGGCGCTAGACAATAATCTCAAGCTCGTTAAAGACAAAAAGCCAGCCGTCATTTTGGATTTAGATGAAACCGTTTTAAACACTTTTGATTATGCGGGCTATTTGGTCAAAAATTGCATTAAATACACCCCAGAAACTTGGGATAAATTTGAAAAAGAAGGCTCTCTCACGCTCATTCCTGGAGCGCTAGACTTTTTGGAATACGCTAATTCTAAGGGCGTTAAGATCTTTTACATTTCTAACCGCACGCAAAAAAATAAGGCATTCACCTTAAAAACGCTCAAAAGTTTTAAACTCCCCCAAGTGAGTGAAGAATCCGTTTTATTAAAAGAAAAAGGCAAGCCTAAAGCCGTTAGGCGAGAGTTAGTCGCTAAGGATTATGAGATTGTTTTACAAGTGGGCGATACTTTGCATGATTTTGACGCACTTTTTGCTAAAGACGCTAAAAACAGCCAAGAACAACGAGCTAAAGTCTTGCAAAACGCTCAAAAATTTGGCACAGAGTGGATCATTTTACCCAACTCTCTTTATGGCACATGGGAAGATGAGCCCATAAAGGCATGGCAGAATAAAAAATAA
- a CDS encoding YceI family protein, with protein MKKALISALFGVSLVFAKPYTIDKANSSVWFEVKHFKFNETRGVFDSFDGKIDADPNTKALNVFEGKIDIKSINTRNKKRDDHLKTAEFFDALKYPKGSFKMTKYEDGKIHGDLTLHGVTKPVVLEAKIQAPLQNPMNKKEFMVLQAEGKINRKDFGIGKTFNDAVVGDEVKIEIKLEAYAQ; from the coding sequence ATGAAAAAAGCGTTAATATCCGCTCTTTTTGGTGTTAGTTTGGTGTTTGCAAAACCTTATACGATTGATAAGGCAAACTCTAGCGTGTGGTTTGAGGTCAAACACTTCAAATTCAATGAAACAAGAGGCGTGTTTGATAGTTTTGATGGCAAAATTGATGCCGATCCTAATACCAAAGCTCTCAATGTTTTTGAAGGCAAAATTGATATTAAAAGCATCAACACTAGGAACAAAAAAAGAGACGACCACCTAAAAACAGCAGAGTTTTTTGATGCGTTAAAATACCCAAAAGGGAGTTTTAAAATGACAAAATACGAAGATGGTAAAATCCATGGGGATTTGACCCTTCATGGCGTAACCAAACCTGTCGTATTGGAAGCCAAAATCCAAGCCCCCTTGCAAAACCCCATGAATAAAAAAGAATTCATGGTGTTACAAGCTGAAGGCAAAATCAACCGCAAGGATTTTGGTATCGGTAAAACATTTAACGATGCTGTCGTTGGGGATGAGGTAAAGATTGAAATCAAACTAGAAGCTTACGCTCAATAA
- the tenA gene encoding thiaminase II has protein sequence MQVSQYLYQNAQSIWGDCISHPFVQGIGHGTLERDKFRFYIIQDYLFLLEYAKVFALGVIKAYDEIVMREFSNAIQDILNNEMSIHNHYIRELQITQIELQNAHPTLANKSYTSYMLAEGIKGSIKEVTAAVLACGWSYLVIAQNLSQIPNALEHAFYGHWIKGYSSKEFQACVSWNINLLDSLTHASSKQEIEKLKDIFITTSKYEYMFWDMAYQKN, from the coding sequence ATGCAAGTTTCACAATATCTGTATCAAAACGCGCAATCTATTTGGGGGGATTGTATTTCCCATCCGTTTGTTCAAGGCATAGGGCATGGGACTTTAGAAAGAGATAAATTTCGTTTTTATATCATTCAGGATTATTTGTTTCTTTTAGAATACGCTAAGGTGTTTGCTTTAGGCGTAATTAAAGCTTATGATGAAATTGTGATGAGAGAGTTTTCTAACGCTATACAAGATATTTTGAATAACGAGATGAGTATCCATAACCATTACATTAGAGAACTTCAAATCACTCAAATAGAATTGCAAAACGCGCACCCCACCCTAGCGAATAAATCCTATACAAGCTACATGCTCGCTGAAGGGATTAAGGGCTCTATTAAAGAAGTTACGGCGGCTGTTTTGGCTTGTGGCTGGAGCTATTTAGTGATCGCTCAAAATTTAAGCCAAATCCCAAACGCTTTAGAACATGCCTTTTATGGGCATTGGATTAAGGGCTATAGTTCCAAAGAATTTCAAGCGTGTGTGTCGTGGAATATTAATTTGCTTGATTCTCTCACTCACGCTTCTTCAAAACAAGAAATTGAGAAGTTAAAGGACATTTTTATCACTACAAGTAAATATGAATACATGTTTTGGGATATGGCGTATCAAAAAAACTAA
- the pnuC gene encoding nicotinamide riboside transporter PnuC: MLITTQLSKRFYATLILACVFLITTNILVKGSFINLLAGLSGVLYAFFAGERQTICFVFGLVYNLSYAYVAYQWKLNADVILCLFLYMPVTIYGLFAWKKTQQHEGAIKAQKLSKNWRFALILGIGVLTYVSALFFKEIKTNFLWAESFNFVIFIVAFILQVLRYVENYALVTLGNIVSIVVWFCIFQISTESLVQLFTTILYLFIGMYYFKRWNKSCKQ, encoded by the coding sequence ATGTTAATAACCACCCAACTATCCAAACGATTTTACGCCACACTCATTCTTGCTTGCGTGTTTTTGATCACCACTAATATTCTTGTCAAAGGCTCGTTTATCAATCTTTTAGCAGGGCTTAGTGGGGTTTTGTATGCGTTTTTTGCCGGAGAAAGGCAAACGATTTGCTTTGTGTTTGGTCTTGTGTATAATTTGAGTTACGCTTATGTCGCTTATCAGTGGAAATTAAACGCTGATGTGATTTTATGCCTTTTTTTGTATATGCCGGTAACGATTTATGGGCTATTCGCATGGAAAAAGACACAGCAGCATGAAGGCGCTATTAAGGCTCAAAAACTTTCCAAAAATTGGCGTTTTGCGCTTATTTTAGGCATAGGGGTTTTAACTTATGTGAGCGCTTTGTTTTTTAAAGAGATTAAAACGAATTTTTTATGGGCAGAGAGTTTTAATTTCGTCATCTTTATTGTTGCTTTTATTTTGCAGGTTTTGCGCTATGTGGAGAATTATGCGCTAGTAACTTTGGGGAATATCGTGTCTATTGTCGTGTGGTTTTGTATTTTTCAAATTTCTACAGAGAGCTTGGTGCAACTCTTCACAACGATTTTATACCTTTTTATTGGCATGTATTATTTTAAGCGCTGGAACAAGTCATGCAAGCAGTGA
- a CDS encoding thiamine diphosphokinase, with protein sequence MQAVILANGEFPKSQKCLDILKNAPFLIACDGAVASLHALQFKPSVVIGDLDSIDSHLKALYHPICVSEQNSNDLSKAFFYALNKGCDDFIFLGLNGKREDHALANTFLLLEYFKFCKKIQAVSDYGLFRALETPFTLPSFKGEQISLFSLDFDAQFTSKNLKYPLKNLRLKTLFSGSLNEATDSFFSLSSTPKSVVLVYQKFL encoded by the coding sequence ATGCAAGCAGTGATTTTAGCGAATGGGGAGTTTCCTAAATCCCAAAAATGCTTAGACATTTTAAAAAACGCTCCCTTTTTAATCGCATGCGATGGGGCTGTTGCTTCATTGCATGCGCTTCAATTCAAACCCAGCGTTGTTATAGGCGATCTAGATAGCATTGATTCGCATTTGAAAGCCTTGTATCACCCTATATGCGTGAGCGAACAAAACAGCAACGATTTATCCAAAGCCTTTTTTTATGCTTTGAATAAGGGCTGTGATGATTTTATTTTTTTAGGGTTGAATGGCAAGCGAGAAGACCACGCTTTGGCGAACACTTTTTTATTGTTGGAGTATTTTAAGTTTTGCAAAAAAATCCAAGCCGTAAGCGATTATGGTCTTTTTAGGGCGCTAGAAACCCCTTTTACTTTGCCCAGTTTTAAAGGGGAGCAAATCTCGCTTTTTAGCTTGGATTTTGATGCCCAATTCACTTCCAAAAATCTCAAATACCCCTTAAAAAACTTGCGTTTAAAAACGCTCTTTTCTGGCTCGCTCAATGAAGCTACAGATAGTTTTTTTAGCCTTAGCTCTACACCCAAATCGGTGGTGTTGGTGTATCAAAAGTTCTTATGA
- the rplQ gene encoding 50S ribosomal protein L17 has product MRHKHGYRKLGRTSSHRKALLKNLAIALIEYNKIETGIYKAKELRSYIEKLTTAARVGDFNAHRHVFAYLQNKEATHKLVTEIAPKYAQRNGGYTRIQRTTFRRGDASTLATIEFV; this is encoded by the coding sequence ATGAGACACAAACACGGATACCGCAAGCTTGGGAGAACCAGCTCGCACAGAAAGGCGTTATTAAAGAATTTAGCGATCGCTTTGATTGAGTATAACAAAATTGAAACAGGGATTTATAAAGCTAAGGAATTGCGCAGTTACATTGAGAAATTAACGACAGCGGCTCGTGTGGGTGATTTTAACGCGCACCGCCATGTTTTTGCGTATTTGCAAAATAAAGAAGCCACCCACAAGCTTGTAACTGAAATCGCACCCAAATACGCGCAAAGGAATGGCGGATACACTAGGATCCAACGCACCACTTTTAGAAGAGGGGACGCTTCCACTCTAGCCACCATTGAATTTGTGTGA
- a CDS encoding DNA-directed RNA polymerase subunit alpha, with the protein MKVIKTAPLIPSEIKVLEKEGNRVKISLAPFEFGYAVTLAHPIRRLLLLSSVGYAPVGLKIEGVHHEFDSLRGVTEDVSLFIMNLKNIRFIAKALVGQDSSLENQSVVVNYSFKGPMELRARDLNSEHIEIVNPEMPLATINEDAQLNFSLIIYKGMGYVPSENTRELMPEGYMPLDGSFTPIKKVVYEIENVLVEGDPNYEKIIFDIETDGQIDPYKAFLSAVKVMSKQLGVFGERPIANTEYSGDYAQRDDAKDLSAKIESMNLSARCFNCLDKIGIKYVGELVLMSEEELKGVKNMGKKSYDEIAEKLNDLGYPVGTELSPEQRESLKKRLEKLEDKGGND; encoded by the coding sequence ATGAAAGTTATCAAAACAGCACCTTTGATCCCATCAGAAATTAAGGTGTTAGAGAAAGAGGGCAATCGGGTTAAGATTTCTCTGGCTCCATTTGAGTTTGGTTACGCTGTTACGCTCGCTCATCCTATTAGAAGGCTTTTGCTTTTAAGCTCTGTGGGATATGCTCCTGTAGGTTTAAAGATTGAAGGCGTGCATCATGAGTTTGACTCATTAAGAGGGGTTACTGAAGATGTGTCGCTTTTTATCATGAATTTAAAGAATATCCGCTTTATAGCCAAGGCGTTAGTGGGGCAAGATAGCTCTTTAGAAAACCAATCGGTTGTGGTGAATTATTCTTTTAAAGGGCCTATGGAGCTTAGGGCTAGGGATTTGAATTCTGAGCATATAGAAATCGTCAATCCTGAAATGCCCCTAGCCACAATCAACGAAGACGCTCAATTGAATTTTTCGCTCATTATCTATAAAGGAATGGGGTATGTCCCAAGCGAAAACACAAGGGAATTGATGCCTGAGGGCTATATGCCACTAGACGGCTCTTTCACGCCGATTAAAAAGGTTGTTTATGAGATTGAAAATGTTTTGGTTGAGGGCGATCCCAACTATGAAAAAATCATTTTTGATATTGAAACAGACGGGCAGATTGACCCTTATAAAGCGTTTTTATCAGCGGTGAAAGTGATGAGCAAGCAACTAGGCGTTTTTGGCGAAAGACCCATTGCCAATACGGAGTATTCAGGCGATTACGCCCAAAGAGATGACGCTAAAGATTTGAGCGCTAAGATTGAAAGCATGAATTTGAGCGCTAGGTGTTTTAACTGCTTGGATAAAATCGGCATCAAGTATGTGGGCGAACTCGTGTTGATGAGCGAAGAAGAGCTTAAAGGCGTGAAAAACATGGGTAAAAAATCCTATGATGAAATCGCTGAAAAATTGAATGATTTGGGCTATCCGGTAGGCACAGAATTAAGCCCTGAACAAAGAGAGAGTTTAAAGAAAAGATTAGAAAAATTAGAAGATAAAGGAGGTAACGACTGA
- the rpsD gene encoding 30S ribosomal protein S4, with amino-acid sequence MARYRGAVERLERRFGVSLALKGERRLSGKSALDKRAYGPGQHGQRRAKTSDYGLQLKEKQKAKMMYGISEKQFRSIFVEANRLDGNTGENLIRLIERRLDNVVYRMGFATTRSSARQLVTHGHVLVDGKRLDIPSYFVRSGQKIEIKEKTKSNPQVVRAMELTAQTGIVPWIDVEKDKKYGIFTRYPEREEVVVPIEERLIVELYSK; translated from the coding sequence ATGGCAAGATATAGAGGTGCAGTAGAAAGACTAGAAAGGCGTTTTGGGGTTTCTTTAGCCTTAAAAGGTGAAAGGCGATTGAGCGGGAAAAGCGCGCTAGATAAAAGGGCTTATGGGCCAGGCCAGCATGGGCAAAGACGCGCTAAGACTTCTGATTACGGGTTGCAATTGAAAGAAAAGCAAAAAGCTAAAATGATGTATGGCATTTCTGAAAAGCAATTCAGGAGTATTTTTGTGGAAGCCAATCGCTTGGACGGCAATACGGGTGAAAACCTTATCCGCTTGATTGAGAGGAGATTGGATAATGTCGTCTATCGCATGGGGTTTGCGACCACTAGAAGCTCTGCTAGGCAATTAGTAACGCATGGGCATGTGCTTGTGGATGGTAAGCGTTTGGATATTCCCTCTTATTTCGTGCGTTCAGGGCAAAAAATTGAGATCAAAGAAAAAACCAAGAGCAACCCTCAAGTGGTGCGCGCGATGGAATTGACAGCTCAAACAGGGATTGTGCCATGGATTGATGTGGAAAAAGATAAAAAATACGGCATCTTCACCCGCTACCCTGAAAGAGAAGAAGTGGTTGTCCCTATTGAAGAAAGACTCATTGTAGAATTGTATTCTAAGTAA
- the rpsK gene encoding 30S ribosomal protein S11, with amino-acid sequence MAKRNVTAKKKVVKKNIARGVVYISATFNNTNITITDEMGNVICWSTAGGLGFKGSKKSTPYAAQQAVESALSKAKEHGVKEVGIKVQGPGSGRETAIKSVGATEGVKVLWIKDITPLPHNGCRPPKRRRV; translated from the coding sequence ATGGCTAAGAGAAATGTAACGGCTAAAAAGAAAGTAGTCAAAAAGAATATTGCTAGAGGGGTTGTTTATATTTCAGCGACCTTTAATAATACCAACATCACTATCACTGATGAAATGGGCAATGTGATTTGCTGGAGCACGGCGGGCGGTTTAGGGTTTAAAGGCTCTAAAAAATCCACCCCTTATGCGGCCCAACAAGCTGTAGAAAGCGCTCTAAGCAAGGCTAAAGAGCATGGCGTTAAAGAAGTGGGCATTAAGGTTCAAGGGCCAGGCAGTGGGCGTGAGACCGCCATTAAGAGCGTGGGCGCGACAGAGGGCGTTAAAGTGCTTTGGATTAAAGACATCACCCCGCTCCCTCATAATGGTTGCAGACCCCCTAAAAGAAGAAGAGTGTAA
- the rpsM gene encoding 30S ribosomal protein S13 produces MARIAGVDLPKKKRVEYALTYIYGIGLKSSREILEAVGISFDKRVHELSEDEVSSIAKKIQQSYLVEGDLRKKVQMDIKSLMDLGNYRGIRHRKGLPVRGQTTKNNARTRKGKKKTVGSK; encoded by the coding sequence ATGGCAAGGATTGCTGGTGTAGATTTACCAAAAAAGAAGAGAGTAGAGTATGCCCTTACCTATATTTATGGGATTGGGCTTAAGAGTTCCAGAGAGATTTTAGAAGCGGTAGGCATTTCTTTTGACAAGCGCGTGCATGAATTGAGCGAAGATGAAGTGTCTAGCATCGCTAAAAAAATCCAGCAAAGCTACCTAGTAGAGGGCGATTTGCGTAAAAAAGTTCAAATGGATATTAAATCTTTAATGGACTTAGGGAATTATCGTGGGATCAGGCACCGTAAGGGTCTTCCTGTAAGAGGCCAAACCACTAAAAATAACGCTAGGACTCGTAAGGGTAAGAAAAAAACCGTGGGTAGCAAGTAG
- the rpmJ gene encoding 50S ribosomal protein L36 has product MKVRPSVKKMCDKCKIIKRRGVIRVICATPKHKQRQG; this is encoded by the coding sequence ATGAAAGTCAGGCCATCAGTGAAAAAGATGTGCGATAAGTGCAAAATCATTAAAAGAAGGGGCGTTATTAGAGTGATCTGCGCTACCCCTAAACACAAACAAAGACAAGGATAA